One Cucumis melo cultivar AY chromosome 8, USDA_Cmelo_AY_1.0, whole genome shotgun sequence genomic window, GCTTAGAAGTGCGCCGAAATAAacttttatttgatttatgtttttatttgattaattattCTCAATTTTCTCTTAATTTAGACGCATTTTCACGTTGTccattttcttattttaaaatattaaatatagcATAATTTATCAAATTCTTATACTTTATTGTCTTTTTCGTATTACTCATTTTacgattttaaaatataacataattCATTAAAGTCTCCTACTTAAAGTCATTTTTTTCGttaccctttttaccattcttCTATTATGCattcaaattattataaattttattgtttaaatCCTATATAACTTCGAGTTTTATTCTATCTTAGTTTTGACAACCGATTTTTGTTCTGTTATGGTTCTTAAAACTTTTATTTCGAAACTTTttgttaataaaatttcaaatttagtctaatttgattttttgaatttttagaataatttttttggTCTTTTTTAGATGTTGTACAACGTTTCTTTTAATCAAATCATATTCATATTGACGTTTTAGACGTgaaatagtttgtttttttatttttaaagcataaattaaaaataaaatatttcaaaatcttGAGATGAAGATAGAACAATCTTAAAATTTTGTGGATTAAGTAGTTGAAATTCTTTAAATGAAAACAGAAGAACTTAAAACTGTCATGTAAACtataatttaaacataaatttatTCCTACAAGCAAAAAATTCTTGGTTTGTTTACAAAGTaaactttctattttttaagtaaataattaaaatatttagtttCTTCTTCAATACAAGTTCACATTAAGAACTCATTCTAAATTCTATCATATATACAAATTTTATTGGCTTGATTTTGAAAacatagataaaaaaaataacaaaactttaaacttagtatatatatatatatatatatatatatatatatatatatatatatatatatatatatatatatatattttgtatgttaacattttgaaagaattgtaaataaaaaatataaaaaccttATTGAGATATGATAGACTCCAATGTGTAAATTTTGTGCTATTTGCAAATTCTTTTAAACACAAGTGTTATATTTATCATTTCTCGAAAGTCCTCGTACCATTTGCTAGAAAGTTTATTTTTGTAGTTAATTCGAACTTTTTCTAATTCAAATACTAAGAGTACTTTCTGAACTTATTCTAGAGTGCAAATAAAGAAATGGATTTCCCTCTCTTCTCCCTATCTCTCtctcataaatttcatattatttatggGCCAAATAAAAGTTACGCGAGGGACAAATATGAGAAATAGGAATAAGCATAGTTAGCAGTTAAGatatttcccttttttttctgTTATTTATTCAAGAATTTATAACGATATTAAATATGCAGAAACATTTGAATTGAAATACTCATAATTATATTCACATCTTagttttttagagaaaaaaaacttaattattaatctaaataaattttataatttttgtgAATTTTTAGATTACATATGTTCTGTTGGTTCAaaacaactatatatatatatatatatatatatatatatatatatatatatatataacattgcCGCAATTGTTGAACTAACAAAATGCCAATCAAATGATCCGAAGTAACGTGAGAACCGAAAAGACCTAAAAATCAAAAGTTTGTGGTTAAAACGTGCAGAAATAAATTACACTAATTCTCTACCATTTGGCAACAACTACCTTCGAATCAAATGATCAATGAGATTTGAATTCTCATTCTCAAATATTGAactgaaaaaaacaaaaacaaaatcaaatgatttaatttattttcgcATATCAATCCAAACTTAGAGAGGCAGAGGAATTATTTTTGAATTTACAGCTTCATACCTtggaaaaataacttcaaattgCTATTTACAAGAACCCCAGGATTGTCatggataaaaataaattatgttACAGCCGGGTTCTATAAAATGCAAACCATATGAAAATGGCTAAATGGCAAAGAAAGAACCAAAGCTTAGAACGACTTTATAAACTGAATTTTGACTCCATAGACCTTCCTCATCACTGAGTTTCATCCCCATCCCCTGCAGTTGAAACAAGGCTTTAGTTATTCAGATTTCCTGCAGATGCAGTTCCAGTAGAAAATCGATAAATAAACGAAAACCAATCGACATTCGACGTAACACGCTTGAGTTTTCCCCCTTTCGTTAAAGTGGTGGTTTCATTTCGGAAGCTAGTTTTTCAGAATTGTGAGAATGAGAAGCACTTTGATAACCGTCTACCTGCAATCAGAAGAGTAAAAGAAACCAAGTTTGAAGTGGCAAATCAGTAAGATTCCTTTTGATAATCATTTGGAGCTAAATAGTGAACTCACATTAAAAGTAATTACTTACCGAAGTAATTTCGGACGTCCAACCGGGAATGTTCTCAGAAACAAGGTTTATATAGCTTTCCATAGCCATCTCAGGGGTCATGTTCCCCAGCTGCTTCCAGGCATTCCTTAAAAAGATTGCATCCAATTTAGAAAAGCTAATAGTAGCCTAATATGTCTAGTTGAACAAAtagaaaccatttattaaatcagtACTCATCAATTTGTTCCTAAATCAATTAAGATTAGATCAAATCCTGATTTAGTTATGTCATTAGTCGTTAAAAGCAATGCATATCTAACGAGGACAGTACTCAATTCATGAAACTTGACCCTTGCATTTTCATCTAAATCTCTCAATCATCATTCTTTTCATGAACTTTCAGGTTTTGAAACAAAGAACTCAACAACAATGAAGTCAATGATATAATTCATCCAAATGCCTGAGCATAAATAATAACTTAGTAATCATATTTGGAGCCCATTTATTTTTCCTTATAATCAACTGTATGCAAACAAAAATTGTTTGTAATTATAGcaaaaaatgacaaaatctTCAAACTTGACAATTATTTTGAAAGATTTGTATTCTACCTATTAGCTACTTCTCCATAAATATCAGACAAGAGAATCATAGAGCAGTGTGCATTATAATATATACATAACATCCCACTTAGTCTTGAATTTCCAGAACCTTGACATTCTGGTTAGCAGTTTTTTGAGATTCAAATCTTCTTTTTTCGAATTCCAAGAATACAGCAGCAATTGAGTTCAGGAAGATCATGACAGCAGAAGACATTGAATCgaagaaaaatgaaaacgaGAGACAAAAGAGGAGTTGATTTTTACCATTTGGCTCGAGCATACATCTTCAAAGCCATTGGCGGCGGTTCTCTGCAAGGCCCCTCCATAGCAATCTTGTAAAGCCCGCTCAGCCGCATCTTCAATTCACCGCCAAATTTGGGATCCTCGATATCACGAATTTTCACAATCTCTACTGCAACTTCAAATAGCTTTTCCATTTCAGTTCTTTCAACTCCCTCCCAATCGTCATCCTCGACGGCAATCTCCTCCACCGATCCTCCCTCGCTTACTCCACCGGATTCCTTGCTCCGATCACTTTCAAACGCCTCAACTTCATTGCCCTCGCGTACGTCTTCTCCCTCATCCCGATTGATTCCAGTTTCCTCACGCCTCACCCTTACAGAACTTTCATCGATTACCTTCTCTGCACCTTCTCCTCGGCAATCACCACCAGTATTATCTAAGCCACTCTCTACTCTTTCTTCAACACTCCTCACATATTCAATCACCTTATCATCACATTCCTTCTCAGTTTCATCTCTCGATTCAAGTACTCCGGTGAAATTCCCCTGTTTCGGTTCACATTCTACAATCTCACCTTCACcgacaaaatcttcaacgacAACGCTAGGTTTACCACTCTCCAGATTACGAATTCGCGATCCAAATCCGAAGTCAAAACCAAATGGAGCCAATTCTTCATCAGTAGACCCCCTGGATGAAAGAAACTTACTAAcaataaatgaaataagaagAGGAAGACTAATAGTTAGCGCAAGTTCAAGAAAAAATTCCATAACTCAACAGAAAGAGATAGAAGAAGAACGGCGGAAGAAGCAGCGGCGGTGGCAGAGGATATTAGatagagagaaaagagaaagaaacgGGGATCAAGATAAGAgttggagaaaagaaaagggaattTTGGAAGAACAGAGCAAAGTATATTCGAGTCGGCATCAGCATCGAGGGCAGGAATTATGTGTCGGGCCCATGATGTTAGTAATCATCTGAAAAGCAAGGTGTTGGAATGGAACCCTTACACCAACTGGGAACGATGATCACGATCAGATTAAGGCGCTGTGTGTTTGATGATGCGGCGTTTTGCCTTTTGTAATCATTGTCAAAAACGACGAAATCAAGATCATGTTACACAATATACCAAAACAATATAAATAGACTCCTCCCTATTTCTTTTTTCgaatttcttttcaaatttggtcaaaattttaaaattctttagaTTACATATCTGATAATgaatttgtttcctttttcttcatttttctgtTTTAAGAATCTAGCTATCAaaattttttggttaaattaTAATAGGAGAGATTCAGAGAAATCTGTTTTTattcattgggttagttggataaatggaaaaaaaaaaccctaaaataattgtatatataataaggataaaataattgtatatatatagcACAAAAgttaatataagaataaaataataatgtgCTGCCACCGTTTTGGGTTCTTCTTTTCGAATTTctcaaattaataattattattgataCTATCTATCACATATGGTAGCTATTAGTGATAGAGACTATTATCGATAGTTGTTATCACAGATAGATGTTAGCATTGATAACGACTATTAGCGTAAGCTAGCTTCTACCAATGATAGTTACTAAAGGGGCAAACTAACTTTTGATTTTAGAATTGTGTTATTGGTCAATATCACTAGGATCTTCTATCAATGGTTGATGCTAACATTAGAAGGGGTATCGCTCATACTAACTGCGAACGGATATATGGATGCTTGTTTTTAGAACAAATGGATAAAGGAAAGAGATAAGATTAGCATAATATCAATAGTAGCTTTTAATCACCGATAACATACTATTCATGATAGTTTCTATTACTTATCGTATAAATGGAAAACTTTATTTACCATAATGATAGatgaaatttattattttacgATTTCAGATTATTGAAAAGACTCTTAAAAATAGTACAAAAGTGCGTCTAGACCAAAGGTTGCAATCGAAAATATGGATGAGTTTGTTGTTGAGAAAAACgaacaaaaccaaaaaaaaaaattagggaactcaaaaagtcaaaaaagacaaaaaaaaaaaaagtctcaaGCAAAGCTACAAAGCATTATTCAAGATGGAATGATGACATTCTAAACTTGTATCTTACaatattacaaatataaatataataattagaaGTTTGTTTCACATTTAATAGGTTTTTGTTTGACAATAGATCTTCCTTCGTATATTTTAGCACATTCATCGACCAAGAGGTTAGAAATTAGAACAACTCTTCCCttcatatgtatatatataatttaataattgAATATTCATGATGAATTTTAATACCATTACCTAAGTTGAGGGTGAAACATGAATGTATGATGGTGTGTAAATCtacaaaaaccaaaatcaaaagCTAACTCCAAACCTATaactaattttcaaaaataatatatttttatgtaaCTGAGTCCATAAAATGTAATATTAAAAtgctttgtttttattttttgggcTTTGGGAAGGAGAAGAAGCAGCGCAGactcaacaacaacaataatagtATTATTCAACTATAAATTTTAAAGCGGATCACGTTCATTGGCCGCACAAATCAACTAGAAAAAACGACGGCCAACCTATCAACGCCAAATTCAATGCATTCACCCGAACACACCCTATAAAACCAACTTTTTTTCACGTCTCTCTCTCTTCTAAACACAAACCAAATGCCCctaagaaaattataaaatgaaatttacgTGTCACCGACAAGCATCAATCTTCGGTAAAGGGTCAATTCTAATGCAGAATTActtcttatttttattaaaatgagaTATTTCGTAAATACTAAATAGAAAGTATGTcattattaatataatatgCAAACCGTTTTATCATTTGCaataaattcttttattttttctagtCTACGATATATAAAAATGAGCTTAAAGTTGATATCACATATTTTTGTAGAATTAAGTTATGTCATGTTAGTCAAAAGTAGAAATTATGATCCTTGTATTAAAGTCTTTTTCCATTAATTAGAAGAAAtatggtctttaatgtcgggtggaaaaaatgaaaaataagctttaatgtcggttttcaaaaggcggatgtttaatgtcggtttaaaaccgacattaaagctttatctttaatgtcggtttaaaaccgacattaaacatcatgttttttagaaccgacattaaaggtctttttattttattttttatttttttaattttgtaaaaagttgaatttttctctctcttactttactcttttctcctttcttctctaccaaaccctacactttactcttttctcctttcttctctaccaaaccctacgaaggttttctctcaacatttcttccctttcttgctttctcaatctcatcactttctcccCTCTCTTCTCTGATCAGTCGCCAACGCGTGTGAACTCGTCGCCGTGCTATCATCGGAGGCAGCTTCTTCCGTTGTCGCATCGCGCTCGTGCCtcatttagaaggaaaaaagggGATGCATGTGAATACGTCTTCTTTTCGTCAAAGCAAATACCCAACAATTCCTCTTTTAACCGCTCGCCATGCTTAGCTTGCTTCCTGCATTTGGCAGCTCAAATCCATGGAAGAAACTAAggtctcttcttcctttttcacTCATTCTTCCTTTCATTTACGTCCTCGATTTTGTTTCTGTTCCATTACTCTTTCTATCTAATGCTTCTTCTCCCGTTTTCTTCACGCAATCTCTTCATTTCATCAAACACCCCGTTTTCAATTTCAACTAAACTACGAGGGAATTGTTTGTTGTTTGAGTTTCTCCCGGCGATTTGAGTATGGGTTGTTTCTTCAATTTACATCGCAAAACCAAGATTAAGAGAGGGGGAGATTCGGTGAAGGAACTTAGTCGAAGTAATAAATCGGATCGTAAACCTACCAATCGAGGGGGTTGATCGGTTTCATTTTCCCCATATAATTTGATGCAGGATACTCTGTACCTACATTATGGAAGACAGTATTTGAAGGATTGTTACATCGAAGGAAGTGTGGACTTCATATTTGGCAACAGCACTGCTTTGTTGGAGCATTGTCATGTCCACTGCAAGTCGAAAGGCTTTATTACTGCACAGAGCAGAAAATCTTCTCAAGAGACGACAGGTTACGTGTTCTTGAGGTGCGTTAGTGGTAACTATGTTCCTCTTGTTCAAAATATCTGATGTCTCATAGA contains:
- the LOC103484831 gene encoding acyl-CoA-binding domain-containing protein 3, which gives rise to MEFFLELALTISLPLLISFIVSKFLSSRGSTDEELAPFGFDFGFGSRIRNLESGKPSVVVEDFVGEGEIVECEPKQGNFTGVLESRDETEKECDDKVIEYVRSVEERVESGLDNTGGDCRGEGAEKVIDESSVRVRREETGINRDEGEDVREGNEVEAFESDRSKESGGVSEGGSVEEIAVEDDDWEGVERTEMEKLFEVAVEIVKIRDIEDPKFGGELKMRLSGLYKIAMEGPCREPPPMALKMYARAKWNAWKQLGNMTPEMAMESYINLVSENIPGWTSEITSVDGYQSASHSHNSEKLASEMKPPL